The following is a genomic window from Pseudomonas viciae.
TGCTGGACGGCCACTGGACTCAGCTTTCTTTTTCTCGCGCTCAGCCGAAATTTCTTTAGCCAGTGGTGTAGCGGCCTTAATGAGGCCTGCGAATGAGTATCTGTTGGTGAGGTTGCCGCCCTTAGACGATGTACGGGCAACCCGTTGGATGTAGCCTTTTTTCTCCAGCCCGGCGATCTGCCGTTGTACTGACCTGGGAGTGATACCGATGGCAGTGGCTAACGATTCTTTACTGGGATATGGGTCGTTACCTGCTTTCCACCAGTAGCCGGCCAGGTGCAAGATAATGAGGATATCCAGCTGCTTAAGACCCAATGCCTGCGAACACTCAAAAAGGACGTTGGGAATAGCTGTCCAGCCGGCAGCCGTAAGGTGCTTACCCCACTTTTTTTCGATTGCCTGGTCGGCTTCTTCTGATGGTTTTGATTGCGGTGCCTTGGCCATTTTTTCTACCCCTGTATTTAGCTCTGGGGGGATTATGGCCGCACAAAATGGGGCTTACAATGCCAGGGGGGGAGACGGCTGTGTCAGCCCCCCTTATTGGTATAGTGTGTATCGGTTAAATGGGTGTGAATAGAGTTATGTAATTTAAGTTGTTATGTTTTGGGAGACGCTGCTGTCTCTATCTGGGTGACGGTAGCGTCCTCCCCAGGGAGACACCAAGATCTCTATAGGGAGACCATAGCGTCTCCTGCAACCACCAAAAAAAAACCAAAAAAACCAAAAAAATTCAATTCGGGGACTCTGGTCTTACGGCTGAGCGAACTTTGCCGCATTTCAGGTTCAGCCTCAAGAACCTAAGGGAAAGAGGCGGTGGGGCGCAGCGAACAAAAAGCGAGGCTACAGTAGGCCAGTTTCCAGAGTTCAGGTTTCCGTTGGCCAGCAAAAAGCCCACCGAAGTGGGCTTTTTGCTGAAGCACACGAAATGCCATAACTGGTGACGGTGACGCGGATCACCCAGCCCAGCCGGCTGGTCAGTTGGGCCGCCGTGGCGCGATTTGCGAAACTCGCGATGGGCTGACGTTGTAGCGCTCAGCGACAACTTTGGTTGGGACACCGCTATTGACCTCGGCGCGAATCGCGTTGTTACGCATATCCTTCACTTGAGCCTCTAGGTTGGCAATGTCTTGGCCTTGGCTCTGCAGGATCTTGCTGTGTTGGTCGATG
Proteins encoded in this region:
- a CDS encoding helix-turn-helix domain-containing protein; its protein translation is MAKAPQSKPSEEADQAIEKKWGKHLTAAGWTAIPNVLFECSQALGLKQLDILIILHLAGYWWKAGNDPYPSKESLATAIGITPRSVQRQIAGLEKKGYIQRVARTSSKGGNLTNRYSFAGLIKAATPLAKEISAEREKKKAESSGRPASKQAGKLELVKS